From Romeriopsis navalis LEGE 11480, one genomic window encodes:
- a CDS encoding helix-turn-helix domain-containing protein encodes MVNRATFTLDFTNQQEAARVLPHSPLVASYHTGWKGVTFTHYCHPPHKTMEHSLLQHSRVITDPKSYFKAERCLDGKFKHYTHGNGRIDVIPAFLDHWTNWNRKVEFSVIAISPTLINQTTQELMQREIELIPQFAIDDPVIQQLAHALKLEIQTGCLSGRLYGESLGTALAARLVQNYAVSKPSLKFKSSGLSRSQLERVIDYMKANLTQDLSILDLATLIKMSESHFSRSFKQSVGISPYQYLMQQRVERAKQLLEQKSTAISTIALDCGFANQTHLTKVFRQMTGVTPKAYQKQ; translated from the coding sequence ATGGTGAATCGTGCAACCTTCACACTTGATTTTACAAACCAACAGGAAGCCGCGCGGGTGCTTCCGCACTCACCCCTAGTCGCTAGCTATCATACCGGGTGGAAAGGTGTAACCTTTACCCACTACTGCCATCCTCCCCACAAAACGATGGAGCATAGCCTTCTACAACATTCACGGGTGATCACAGACCCCAAAAGTTACTTCAAAGCAGAGCGTTGTTTGGACGGCAAATTTAAACACTATACCCACGGCAATGGTCGCATAGATGTTATTCCAGCATTTCTAGACCACTGGACAAACTGGAATCGGAAAGTCGAATTTTCAGTGATTGCGATTAGCCCAACTTTGATAAATCAAACCACTCAGGAACTGATGCAGCGCGAAATAGAGCTAATTCCACAGTTTGCGATCGATGATCCGGTAATCCAGCAATTAGCCCACGCACTCAAGCTGGAAATCCAAACGGGTTGTCTGTCTGGCAGGCTATATGGCGAGTCGTTGGGAACAGCACTTGCTGCCCGTTTAGTGCAGAACTACGCAGTTAGTAAGCCTTCGCTTAAGTTCAAATCCAGCGGTTTATCTCGGTCACAGTTGGAGCGAGTTATTGATTATATGAAGGCCAATTTGACACAAGATTTATCGATTTTGGATTTGGCTACTCTGATCAAGATGAGTGAATCTCACTTTAGCCGATCTTTCAAGCAATCAGTGGGAATTTCCCCCTATCAATATTTGATGCAACAACGTGTGGAACGAGCCAAGCAATTACTGGAACAGAAATCGACTGCAATTAGCACCATTGCCCTAGATTGCGGATTTGCCAATCAAACTCACCTAACAAAAGTCTTCCGACAGATGACAGGGGTGACACCCAAGGCTTATCAAAAGCAGTGA
- a CDS encoding nuclear transport factor 2 family protein: MPNQPATEIELLRAAYVSFNARDIDAVLSVMTPDVRWPRAFKGGFVRGPKEVRAYWTEQWSEIAGHVEPIAFNSEADGQILVEVHQVVRDLTGALLVDEYVGHRFTLAHGLIQAMEICPLSSSDLDAQCYPHDE, translated from the coding sequence ATGCCAAATCAACCTGCAACAGAAATCGAGTTACTGCGCGCAGCCTACGTGTCCTTTAACGCACGCGACATTGATGCCGTCCTCTCGGTTATGACTCCCGATGTACGCTGGCCGAGAGCATTCAAAGGCGGTTTTGTTCGTGGACCTAAAGAAGTCCGTGCTTACTGGACAGAGCAGTGGAGTGAGATCGCTGGACACGTCGAGCCGATTGCCTTTAACTCGGAAGCGGATGGACAGATCCTGGTCGAGGTGCATCAGGTCGTGCGTGATCTGACCGGAGCCTTGCTTGTCGATGAGTATGTCGGTCACCGTTTTACCCTTGCGCATGGCTTGATTCAAGCTATGGAAATCTGTCCACTGTCATCGTCTGACCTCGATGCCCAATGTTATCCTCATGATGAGTAA